A genome region from Aurantiacibacter sp. MUD61 includes the following:
- a CDS encoding O-antigen ligase family protein: MGRDRVIRNVKPRWFEYTSDKAFWLFVIFAAAVFLMGGGSRYDIESVGPLRAFSALVLAVAVWWQSRESFALIRWPIALIALLAVWMIIQLIPLPPEVWQSLAGREAVAEIDSLLGLSDLWRPITLSPLRTWNSLASLTVPVAALMLMALLDGSQRRKLRTFIIVVGLVSALLGIAQLVLRANPGLYLYEITNADSAVGLFSNRNHNALFLNIALLFSLFERGASQVGMPRTAGKFTQATAIRLAVSLVLVLGILINASRFGLLLLAVNGLVFAWLLISDFRTREKAGASSKLVKWLGFGLVAGSLTLIGLFATISRLPALERLFSSSLTDDQRLETLPVIFGLLKDHFPFGTGFGAFEQAFRIVEPEAMIRPRYLNHAHNDWLQFLVEGGAASVILLVLAIGWLVRKLVLLLRAGQFQKQGGRGAIIGFLTLVMIGLHSIVDYPLRTPSLMLVAALSIIFIAKAAQKTGVGSVGSQPS; encoded by the coding sequence ATGGGAAGGGACCGGGTCATTCGCAACGTCAAACCACGCTGGTTCGAATATACGTCGGATAAGGCTTTCTGGCTGTTCGTCATATTCGCTGCTGCCGTGTTCCTGATGGGAGGCGGCTCGCGCTACGACATCGAAAGTGTCGGGCCGCTGCGGGCATTTTCGGCTCTGGTTCTTGCCGTGGCTGTCTGGTGGCAGAGCCGCGAAAGCTTCGCGCTGATCCGCTGGCCTATTGCGCTTATCGCCCTCCTTGCCGTGTGGATGATCATCCAGCTCATCCCGCTGCCGCCCGAAGTCTGGCAGTCGCTTGCCGGGCGTGAGGCGGTTGCGGAAATCGATAGCTTGCTTGGGCTGAGCGATCTTTGGCGACCGATTACGCTTTCCCCGCTGCGCACGTGGAATTCGCTCGCATCATTGACCGTTCCTGTCGCGGCACTGATGCTGATGGCCTTGCTGGACGGGTCACAGCGCCGTAAGCTTCGCACTTTCATCATCGTTGTCGGCCTGGTGAGTGCGCTTCTGGGCATCGCCCAGCTTGTGCTGCGCGCAAATCCGGGTCTGTATCTGTACGAAATCACCAATGCTGACAGCGCCGTGGGCCTGTTTTCAAACCGCAACCACAACGCCCTGTTCCTGAACATCGCTCTATTGTTCAGCCTGTTTGAACGCGGCGCGTCGCAGGTTGGCATGCCGCGCACTGCAGGCAAGTTCACACAGGCCACGGCAATCCGCCTGGCCGTGAGCCTCGTCCTCGTGCTCGGCATTCTCATCAATGCATCGCGCTTTGGTCTTCTGCTCCTCGCGGTGAATGGACTTGTCTTCGCATGGCTGCTCATTTCCGATTTTCGCACCCGGGAGAAAGCGGGGGCATCTTCGAAACTGGTAAAGTGGCTCGGATTTGGGCTTGTCGCAGGCTCGCTTACACTGATCGGACTGTTTGCCACCATTTCACGCTTGCCTGCCTTGGAGCGACTATTCAGCTCGAGCCTGACAGACGATCAGCGCCTTGAAACACTGCCGGTGATTTTCGGCTTACTGAAAGATCACTTCCCCTTCGGCACAGGGTTCGGAGCTTTCGAGCAGGCATTTCGGATCGTTGAGCCGGAAGCGATGATCCGCCCGCGTTACCTCAATCATGCGCATAACGATTGGCTACAGTTTCTGGTCGAGGGCGGAGCGGCCAGCGTTATATTGCTTGTTCTCGCGATCGGCTGGCTTGTGCGGAAACTCGTGCTTCTGCTGCGGGCAGGTCAATTTCAGAAACAGGGAGGTCGAGGCGCGATTATCGGTTTTCTCACCTTGGTGATGATCGGGCTGCACAGCATCGTCGATTACCCGCTGCGCACGCCTTCGCTGATGCTTGTCGCAGCGCTTTCGATCATCTTCATCGCCAAGGCGGCTCAGAAAACCGGCGTGGGTTCAGTCGGCAGCCAGCCAAGCTGA
- the purF gene encoding amidophosphoribosyltransferase: protein MTLAHPHHDGDGDDKLHEECGVFGIIGVDQASAVTALGLHALQHRGQEAVGISAYNGAEFVTRRAIGHVAENFGTEESLAELPGHMSAGHVRYSTTGGAGLRNVQPLYADLASGGFAVAHNGNISNAATLRQELVEKGAIFQSTSDTEVIIHLVATSRYPTMLDKLVDALRLVEGAYALIVMTPRGMAACRDPMGIRPLVMGKLGDATVFASETVALDVVGATFERQVEPGEFIEVDFDGTMRSHRPFGDVPARPCIFEHVYFSRPDSIFNKRSVYDSRKSIGIELAKESPCEADLVVPVPDSGVPAAIGYAQESGIPFELGIIRSHYVGRTFIQPSDGARHAGVKRKHNANRAIVEGKRIVLIDDSIVRGTTSMKIVQIMRDAGAAEVHFRVASPPTGNGCYYGVDTPERSKLLAGRMDLAAMREFIQADSLAFVSIDGLYRAVGLEGRDNARPQYCDACFTGEYPTPLTDLARRETVDAQLSLDVGKDTDTKDS, encoded by the coding sequence ATGACCCTCGCCCATCCCCATCACGACGGAGACGGTGACGACAAGCTGCATGAAGAATGCGGCGTGTTCGGCATTATCGGCGTCGACCAAGCCTCTGCCGTCACCGCGCTCGGCCTCCATGCGCTGCAACATCGCGGGCAGGAAGCTGTCGGCATTTCCGCCTATAATGGTGCGGAATTCGTCACCCGGCGCGCCATCGGCCATGTCGCCGAGAATTTCGGCACCGAAGAATCCCTGGCAGAACTACCGGGCCACATGTCCGCCGGCCACGTGCGTTACTCGACCACCGGCGGGGCGGGACTGCGCAATGTGCAGCCGCTTTATGCCGATCTTGCGAGCGGCGGTTTCGCCGTGGCGCACAATGGCAATATCTCCAACGCCGCAACACTGCGTCAGGAACTGGTGGAAAAGGGCGCGATCTTCCAGTCGACGTCCGACACCGAAGTTATCATCCACCTGGTCGCGACCAGCCGGTATCCGACGATGCTGGACAAGCTGGTTGATGCGCTGCGCCTTGTCGAAGGTGCATACGCGCTGATCGTCATGACCCCGCGCGGCATGGCCGCCTGCCGCGATCCGATGGGGATCCGCCCGCTGGTGATGGGTAAACTCGGCGACGCCACCGTTTTCGCCAGCGAGACGGTTGCGCTGGACGTGGTTGGCGCAACTTTCGAGCGGCAGGTTGAGCCCGGCGAATTTATCGAAGTCGATTTCGATGGCACCATGCGCTCCCACCGCCCCTTCGGCGATGTGCCTGCGCGCCCGTGCATTTTCGAGCACGTCTATTTCAGCCGTCCCGATTCGATCTTCAACAAGCGCTCCGTCTATGACAGCCGCAAGAGTATCGGGATCGAGCTCGCCAAGGAAAGCCCGTGCGAGGCGGACCTCGTGGTCCCCGTCCCCGACAGCGGCGTGCCAGCCGCCATCGGTTACGCGCAGGAAAGCGGCATTCCGTTCGAGCTTGGCATCATCCGCTCGCACTATGTCGGTCGCACCTTCATCCAGCCCTCGGACGGCGCGCGCCACGCAGGGGTGAAGCGCAAACACAACGCCAACCGCGCCATTGTGGAAGGCAAGCGCATCGTGCTGATCGACGATTCGATCGTGCGCGGCACCACGTCGATGAAGATCGTCCAGATCATGCGTGATGCAGGCGCTGCCGAAGTGCATTTCCGCGTCGCCAGTCCGCCGACGGGCAATGGCTGCTACTATGGTGTCGACACGCCGGAGCGCTCCAAACTGCTGGCGGGCCGGATGGACCTCGCCGCCATGCGCGAATTCATTCAGGCGGACAGCCTCGCCTTCGTTTCGATCGACGGGCTTTACCGCGCCGTGGGCCTCGAAGGGCGCGACAATGCCCGTCCGCAATATTGCGATGCCTGTTTCACGGGCGAATATCCCACTCCCCTCACAGATCTTGCGCGGCGCGAGACCGTGGACGCGCAGCTCTCGCTCGATGTGGGCAAAGATACTGATACAAAGGACAGCTGA
- a CDS encoding SDR family NAD(P)-dependent oxidoreductase, whose amino-acid sequence MADETPQGPLSGQVALVTGSSRGIGAATAKALAAKGAHVVITGRRVKDLEAVEDAIHDAGGTATIAPMDLTETDSIGRLAQAIAERFEKLDLLVISAAQLPTLTPVTQIEQKPFNEALTLNVLATQALIAAFDPLLKRAEAGKIIGLTSSVGAEPRPFWGAYGATKAAFDNLLESHAKEVERISEIRVAIIDPGATRTSMRARAYPGEDPQTVKPPEAVAERIAELAEKGFANLHRERVEISS is encoded by the coding sequence ATGGCTGACGAAACTCCCCAAGGGCCGCTTTCCGGCCAGGTCGCGCTTGTCACCGGTTCCAGCCGCGGGATCGGCGCTGCGACGGCAAAGGCGCTCGCCGCAAAGGGCGCGCATGTCGTGATCACCGGTCGCCGGGTGAAGGATTTGGAAGCGGTAGAGGATGCGATCCACGATGCGGGCGGCACCGCCACGATCGCACCGATGGATCTGACCGAAACCGATTCGATCGGTCGCCTGGCCCAGGCGATTGCCGAACGCTTCGAAAAGCTGGACCTGCTGGTCATCAGCGCGGCGCAACTGCCCACGCTTACGCCCGTCACACAGATCGAACAGAAGCCGTTCAACGAAGCGCTGACGCTGAACGTGCTCGCCACACAGGCCCTGATCGCTGCCTTCGATCCGCTGCTGAAGCGCGCCGAGGCGGGCAAGATCATCGGCCTTACTAGCTCTGTCGGCGCGGAGCCCCGCCCCTTCTGGGGAGCCTATGGCGCGACCAAGGCCGCGTTCGACAATCTGCTGGAAAGCCACGCCAAGGAAGTCGAACGAATCTCCGAAATCCGCGTCGCGATCATTGATCCGGGCGCGACTCGCACCTCCATGCGCGCACGTGCTTATCCCGGTGAAGACCCGCAAACGGTCAAGCCGCCAGAGGCCGTGGCAGAACGGATTGCCGAGCTGGCGGAAAAAGGATTCGCCAATTTGCACCGCGAACGAGTGGAAATATCCTCTTAA
- a CDS encoding PilZ domain-containing protein — MSMQNTIGRYEVAAQEDRSAPRTRIMIPAQLRASGSRAFQTVVNDLSLSGFSATALNRMHPGSICWLTLPGLESLQAEVVWWENGVAGCAFTNLLSPIVHDNILARYRGDGSFKG, encoded by the coding sequence ATGAGTATGCAAAACACGATTGGCCGATACGAGGTCGCCGCACAGGAAGATCGCAGTGCACCCCGCACGCGCATCATGATCCCTGCCCAGCTGCGCGCATCGGGTAGCCGCGCTTTCCAGACCGTGGTGAACGATCTGTCTCTCAGCGGCTTCTCCGCAACCGCTCTCAACCGGATGCATCCTGGTTCGATCTGCTGGCTGACCCTGCCCGGTCTCGAAAGCCTGCAGGCCGAAGTCGTCTGGTGGGAGAATGGTGTGGCAGGCTGCGCCTTCACCAATTTGCTCAGCCCGATCGTCCACGACAACATCCTCGCCCGCTATCGCGGCGACGGATCGTTCAAGGGCTGA
- the wecC gene encoding UDP-N-acetyl-D-mannosamine dehydrogenase yields MKVCTVGLGYIGLPTAAMLASRGHEVIGLDVNESVVEAVNAGRAHFQEPDLQMLLSAAVDTKRLRATTTPEPAEFFLIAVPTPMVDEGPDMTFVEAAARTIAPVLEKGNVVILESTSPVGSTERLGEILAEERPDLTFPRYRDEDSEADVALCHCPERILPGQMLRELVSNDRIIGGLTQDCANKAARLYQSFVMGTCYITDSRVAELCKLSENAYRDVNIAFANELSIICDKLGTDIWQVRELANQHPRVNILMPGAGVGGHCIAVDPWFIVSSAPDEARLIRTARVVNDDKPHRVVGQIRKLADKFKVPTIACYGITYKPDVDDVRESPALEIVEQVAGIEGAQVLVVEPNLSELPASLAGRDNVKLVTSDEAREAADIVTFLVGHRQFKRLEGDSYLQKAVVDTTGMFSTRKAKAVERD; encoded by the coding sequence ATGAAAGTCTGCACCGTAGGGCTCGGCTATATCGGCCTGCCGACCGCCGCCATGTTGGCGAGCCGGGGGCATGAGGTCATCGGTCTCGATGTGAATGAAAGCGTCGTGGAGGCAGTCAACGCTGGCCGTGCGCATTTCCAGGAGCCGGACCTGCAGATGCTGCTGTCCGCCGCCGTCGACACCAAGCGCCTGCGCGCCACCACCACGCCCGAACCCGCCGAATTCTTCCTGATCGCCGTTCCGACACCGATGGTGGATGAAGGCCCGGACATGACCTTCGTCGAGGCCGCCGCGCGCACGATCGCGCCAGTGCTCGAAAAGGGCAATGTGGTGATCCTCGAATCGACCTCGCCCGTCGGCTCGACCGAGCGGCTGGGCGAGATTCTCGCCGAGGAACGCCCCGACCTGACTTTCCCGCGCTACCGCGACGAGGATAGCGAAGCGGACGTGGCTTTGTGCCATTGTCCAGAGCGCATCCTTCCCGGCCAGATGCTGCGTGAACTCGTCTCGAACGACCGCATCATCGGCGGCCTGACGCAGGACTGCGCGAACAAGGCTGCGCGGCTTTATCAAAGCTTCGTGATGGGCACCTGCTACATCACCGACAGCCGCGTGGCGGAGCTCTGCAAGCTGTCCGAGAACGCCTATCGCGATGTGAACATTGCCTTCGCCAACGAACTCTCGATCATCTGCGACAAGCTGGGTACCGATATCTGGCAAGTGCGCGAGCTGGCCAACCAGCATCCGCGCGTGAACATTCTGATGCCGGGGGCAGGGGTGGGCGGCCACTGTATCGCGGTGGACCCGTGGTTCATCGTGTCCTCCGCACCTGACGAGGCGCGCCTCATTCGCACCGCACGCGTGGTGAATGACGACAAGCCGCACCGCGTGGTCGGCCAGATCCGCAAGCTCGCGGACAAGTTCAAGGTACCGACGATCGCCTGCTACGGCATCACCTACAAACCAGACGTGGACGACGTGCGCGAAAGCCCCGCGCTCGAAATCGTCGAGCAAGTCGCCGGCATCGAAGGCGCGCAGGTGCTGGTGGTGGAACCGAATTTGTCGGAGCTACCCGCGTCGCTGGCAGGCCGCGACAATGTGAAGCTCGTCACCTCGGACGAAGCCCGCGAGGCGGCAGATATCGTGACCTTCCTCGTCGGCCACCGTCAGTTCAAACGACTGGAAGGCGACAGCTATCTGCAGAAAGCCGTCGTCGACACGACCGGCATGTTCTCGACCCGCAAGGCGAAAGCGGTGGAGCGGGATTAG
- the wecB gene encoding non-hydrolyzing UDP-N-acetylglucosamine 2-epimerase — protein sequence MVDLAPDSISGAHSVTPVLLVFGTRPEAIKMLPVVRALRQVPEVDLKVVTTGQHREMLDQVFAVFDEQPDIDLNLMTPGQTLSDITARVMRELDALIAEHKPGLVMVHGDTTSAMAAGLSAFYNRVPVGHVEAGLRSHDIRHPWPEEYNRVSIDAVADLLWAPTSTAAQNLKRERPAQQGNARHVEVTGNSGIDALLHVAGTLQGDELAGLGLALDPGKKLVLVTGHRRESFGDGFGRICDALKTLADRGDVEVVYPVHLNPQVKDVVEARLGDTDAIHLIPPVDYVQMVALMQAAHFVLTDSGGIQEEAPALGKPVLVMREVTERPEAVATGVAQIVGTSVEGIMAAATRLLDDPEHYARRARKVFPYGDGSAAQKIAASVAQFIKAKAQ from the coding sequence GTGGTTGACCTTGCACCAGACTCGATTTCCGGCGCGCATAGCGTGACGCCGGTCCTGCTCGTCTTCGGGACACGCCCGGAAGCGATCAAGATGTTGCCCGTGGTGCGCGCGCTGCGGCAGGTGCCCGAAGTCGACTTGAAAGTTGTCACAACGGGCCAGCATCGCGAGATGCTCGATCAGGTTTTCGCCGTGTTCGACGAACAGCCCGATATCGATCTCAACCTCATGACGCCGGGCCAGACGCTATCGGACATTACCGCGCGCGTGATGCGAGAACTGGATGCTCTGATCGCCGAGCACAAGCCGGGCCTCGTGATGGTGCATGGCGATACGACCAGCGCGATGGCAGCGGGACTGTCGGCCTTCTACAACCGCGTGCCGGTCGGCCATGTCGAGGCGGGGCTGCGCAGCCATGATATCCGTCATCCCTGGCCGGAAGAATACAACCGCGTCTCCATCGATGCCGTGGCAGACCTGCTCTGGGCACCGACCAGCACGGCCGCGCAGAATTTGAAACGCGAACGCCCCGCCCAGCAGGGCAATGCCCGGCATGTCGAAGTGACCGGCAATTCGGGGATTGACGCATTGCTGCATGTCGCAGGCACTCTGCAGGGCGACGAGCTTGCGGGGCTGGGCCTGGCACTCGATCCGGGTAAGAAGCTTGTCCTCGTCACCGGACACCGGCGTGAGAGCTTTGGCGATGGCTTCGGGCGGATTTGCGACGCGTTGAAGACGCTGGCCGATCGCGGTGATGTCGAAGTGGTTTATCCGGTCCATCTCAATCCGCAGGTGAAAGACGTGGTCGAGGCGCGGCTGGGTGATACGGATGCCATCCACCTCATCCCTCCGGTCGACTACGTGCAGATGGTCGCGCTGATGCAAGCCGCGCATTTTGTGCTGACCGATAGCGGCGGCATCCAGGAAGAGGCGCCTGCGCTCGGCAAGCCCGTCCTCGTGATGCGCGAAGTCACCGAGCGGCCCGAAGCGGTTGCCACAGGCGTCGCCCAAATCGTCGGCACCAGCGTCGAGGGCATCATGGCCGCAGCCACGCGCCTGCTTGACGACCCCGAACATTACGCGCGCCGCGCGCGCAAGGTTTTCCCCTATGGAGACGGCTCGGCGGCCCAAAAAATCGCCGCCAGCGTCGCCCAGTTCATCAAGGCAAAAGCGCAATGA
- a CDS encoding serine hydrolase domain-containing protein has protein sequence MPSALKWLLGIVVLLLAAAGIYVATLTDDQRAVLANMPTDTDVLFWPEETREAAFRAMDAFPALAEARVIEAGDATYPLPAGEPIDLGTFDMDAFMDSQNSAGIVVVHDGEVVLERYGLDFSADGKWTSFSAAKSFTSTLVGAAIADGYIDSLDDPLVQYIPDMAGSAYADVTIRQLLTMSSGVRWSEDYTDPESDVARFNNHVSEEEGVDSLVDYMGQLPREAEPGTRWLYNTGETNLIGVLVREATGKDLADYLSEKVWAPFGMEQDATWLLSNSGSEISGCCIQASTRDMARFGLFAMGGGMAGGERVVPEGWFDEATTAAFETGRFDRGYAYQWWTYPGGAYAASGLYGQGIFIDPARNLVIATHSNWRQGTGNDGAGTERNRFYAAVQAAVDAERGEEGVRVGEPAEPMVR, from the coding sequence ATGCCTAGCGCTCTCAAATGGTTGCTCGGAATTGTCGTGCTGCTGCTCGCAGCGGCCGGCATCTATGTCGCGACGCTGACGGACGACCAGCGCGCGGTCCTCGCCAATATGCCAACCGATACGGACGTGTTATTTTGGCCGGAGGAGACGCGCGAGGCGGCATTTCGCGCAATGGATGCATTTCCGGCTTTGGCAGAGGCACGGGTGATCGAGGCGGGTGATGCGACCTACCCGCTACCCGCTGGCGAACCGATCGACCTCGGTACCTTCGACATGGACGCTTTCATGGACAGTCAGAATTCCGCCGGGATCGTGGTCGTCCATGACGGCGAAGTCGTGCTGGAACGCTATGGCCTGGATTTCTCCGCCGATGGCAAATGGACGAGTTTCTCCGCTGCCAAGAGCTTCACCTCCACGCTAGTCGGCGCGGCGATTGCCGATGGCTATATCGACAGCCTCGATGATCCGCTGGTGCAGTATATCCCCGATATGGCGGGCTCGGCCTATGCCGATGTGACGATCCGCCAGCTCCTCACCATGTCGAGCGGGGTGCGCTGGAGCGAGGATTACACCGATCCGGAAAGCGATGTGGCGCGCTTCAACAATCATGTTTCCGAAGAGGAAGGCGTTGATTCGCTTGTCGATTACATGGGCCAGCTGCCACGCGAGGCGGAGCCCGGGACGCGCTGGCTTTACAACACCGGCGAGACCAATCTGATCGGCGTGCTGGTGCGCGAGGCGACGGGCAAGGATCTCGCCGATTACCTCTCCGAGAAAGTCTGGGCGCCCTTCGGCATGGAGCAGGATGCGACCTGGCTCCTATCCAATTCGGGTAGCGAGATTTCCGGTTGCTGCATTCAGGCGAGCACGCGCGATATGGCGCGGTTCGGCCTCTTCGCGATGGGCGGCGGCATGGCTGGCGGGGAGCGGGTCGTGCCCGAAGGCTGGTTTGATGAGGCAACCACTGCGGCCTTCGAAACCGGGCGGTTTGACCGTGGCTACGCCTATCAGTGGTGGACCTATCCGGGCGGCGCTTATGCTGCGAGCGGTCTCTACGGACAGGGCATTTTCATCGATCCTGCGCGCAATCTCGTGATCGCTACGCATTCCAACTGGCGGCAAGGTACGGGGAATGACGGTGCGGGCACGGAGCGTAATCGCTTCTATGCCGCCGTGCAGGCCGCCGTTGACGCGGAGCGCGGCGAGGAAGGCGTGCGCGTGGGCGAACCTGCCGAGCCGATGGTTCGGTAA
- a CDS encoding serine hydrolase domain-containing protein, with product MKSQIFTGCIAAVLLSGCAHSAMPDASAETSVAPAPQPTTAVAQAPVAAPSQQMAIPADRNVLFWPQDVRAVAFRMMDQMPQVAQSRAIDTGTSVLPLPDGEPLDLGDFELDAFMQSQSSAGIVVVHDGEIVLERYGLGMTATDRWTSFSVAKSLTSTLVGAAIQDGHIESLDDPVTRYIEDLQGSAYDDVSIRQLLTMSSGVRWNENYGDPNSDVAQFANHQAEDGLDVTVSYMRNLPRANEPGTNWRYSTGETNLVGVLVSEAVGMPLADYLSMKVWQPFGMAYEASWLLGDTGHEIAGCCIQATTRDMARFGMFTLTDGMIDGDRIVPEGWFSEATDPAFQLSARGDGYGYQWWTHPGDTYAAQGIFGQGIFIDPSRDLVIATNANWPDATGNGGKGAERFAFYSAVQAAVDARMGD from the coding sequence ATGAAATCGCAGATTTTTACCGGGTGCATCGCGGCAGTCTTACTTTCGGGATGCGCGCACTCCGCCATGCCGGATGCAAGCGCTGAAACCTCTGTCGCTCCCGCTCCCCAGCCAACGACGGCGGTCGCTCAGGCTCCGGTCGCCGCTCCCTCGCAACAGATGGCGATCCCGGCAGACCGCAACGTGCTGTTCTGGCCGCAGGATGTGCGCGCTGTTGCGTTCCGGATGATGGACCAGATGCCGCAGGTGGCGCAGTCCCGCGCGATCGATACCGGAACCTCGGTGCTCCCCTTGCCGGACGGCGAGCCGCTCGATCTGGGTGATTTCGAACTGGATGCTTTCATGCAGTCCCAAAGCTCGGCGGGAATCGTGGTTGTGCATGACGGGGAAATCGTGCTGGAGCGCTATGGGCTCGGCATGACAGCGACCGATCGCTGGACGAGCTTTTCGGTCGCCAAGAGCCTGACCTCCACGCTGGTCGGCGCCGCTATTCAGGATGGGCATATCGAAAGCCTCGATGATCCGGTTACCCGCTACATCGAGGATTTGCAGGGCTCCGCCTATGACGATGTATCGATCCGCCAATTGCTCACCATGAGTTCGGGCGTGCGGTGGAACGAGAATTACGGCGATCCGAATTCGGACGTGGCCCAGTTTGCCAATCATCAGGCCGAAGATGGCCTCGATGTCACCGTCAGCTATATGCGCAACCTTCCGCGCGCGAATGAGCCGGGCACCAACTGGCGCTACAGCACGGGCGAAACCAATCTCGTCGGCGTGCTTGTCAGCGAAGCCGTCGGCATGCCGCTCGCCGATTATCTTTCCATGAAAGTGTGGCAGCCCTTTGGCATGGCCTATGAGGCGAGCTGGCTGCTGGGTGACACCGGGCATGAAATCGCCGGATGCTGCATCCAGGCGACCACGCGCGACATGGCGCGCTTCGGCATGTTCACCCTGACCGACGGCATGATCGACGGGGACCGGATAGTGCCCGAAGGATGGTTTTCCGAGGCTACCGATCCCGCGTTCCAACTATCCGCTCGCGGTGATGGATACGGCTATCAGTGGTGGACGCACCCCGGTGATACCTACGCCGCGCAGGGCATTTTCGGGCAGGGCATTTTCATCGATCCCTCGCGCGACCTTGTGATCGCGACAAACGCAAACTGGCCCGATGCGACAGGCAATGGCGGCAAGGGAGCAGAGCGGTTTGCCTTCTATTCCGCCGTGCAGGCCGCGGTGGACGCGCGGATGGGAGATTAA
- a CDS encoding SAM-dependent methyltransferase yields the protein MASRNARGGVLLESGRRYGAKPGILARLVAPAVSKILDRIDAGLAAGTLYGVLPDGSRRTLGGHAPGFECQVTLHDWRGLLRIATGGSVGLYQAWEAGEWSSDDPVSFFALFVANADTLGDVARAKGPWRWASRMLHALNRNTKRQAEKNIHAHYDLGNDFYAAWLDPTMSYSSAYRLEENLEAGQHRKWHRLAERVGTPDSVLEIGCGWGALSAYLAEKGARVDAISLSEEQLAWAREHHPGVQFLKQDYRDTSGQFDAIVSVEMVEALGREYWPTFMDCIARNLKPGGRAAIQYIAMRDELFDAYAKSADFIQAYVFPGGMLIRASEFRALAEARGLSWEDQEDFGLDYAETLRIWREQFDAAAKADKLPPDFDKRFRDLWRFYLMYCEGGFRGGGITVSQVTLVK from the coding sequence ATGGCAAGCCGCAATGCAAGGGGAGGAGTGCTGCTCGAAAGCGGGCGGCGGTATGGCGCGAAGCCCGGCATCCTCGCGCGACTGGTGGCACCCGCCGTTTCCAAGATCCTCGACCGAATCGACGCGGGACTGGCTGCTGGCACGCTTTACGGCGTCTTGCCCGATGGATCGCGCCGAACGCTTGGCGGACATGCGCCGGGGTTCGAGTGTCAGGTCACTCTGCACGATTGGCGAGGGCTTTTGCGCATTGCGACTGGCGGGTCGGTTGGCCTTTATCAGGCGTGGGAAGCGGGCGAATGGTCGAGCGATGATCCGGTCAGTTTCTTCGCCCTGTTCGTCGCCAATGCCGATACGCTGGGCGATGTCGCGCGGGCCAAGGGGCCGTGGCGGTGGGCGAGCCGGATGCTCCATGCGCTCAATCGCAACACCAAGCGTCAGGCCGAAAAGAACATCCACGCGCATTACGATCTCGGCAATGATTTCTACGCCGCATGGCTCGATCCGACGATGAGCTATTCTTCGGCCTACCGGCTGGAGGAAAATCTCGAGGCTGGCCAGCACCGCAAATGGCATCGCCTTGCAGAGCGGGTGGGCACCCCTGATAGCGTGCTCGAAATCGGCTGCGGCTGGGGCGCGCTCTCTGCATATTTGGCTGAGAAAGGTGCGCGCGTCGATGCGATCAGCCTGTCCGAAGAGCAATTGGCTTGGGCGCGAGAGCATCACCCCGGCGTGCAATTCCTGAAGCAGGATTATCGCGATACCTCGGGCCAGTTCGATGCCATCGTCAGCGTGGAAATGGTCGAGGCGCTGGGCCGTGAATACTGGCCGACTTTCATGGACTGCATCGCCCGCAACCTGAAGCCCGGCGGGCGAGCCGCGATCCAGTATATCGCCATGCGCGACGAGCTGTTCGATGCCTATGCCAAGAGCGCCGATTTCATCCAGGCCTATGTGTTTCCCGGCGGAATGCTGATCCGCGCCAGCGAGTTTCGCGCGCTTGCGGAAGCGCGGGGCCTCAGCTGGGAAGACCAGGAAGACTTCGGCCTCGATTATGCCGAGACGCTGCGCATCTGGCGCGAGCAGTTTGACGCGGCCGCCAAGGCCGATAAGCTGCCGCCTGATTTCGACAAGCGTTTCCGTGACTTGTGGCGTTTTTACCTGATGTATTGCGAAGGCGGATTTCGCGGCGGAGGCATCACCGTCAGCCAGGTGACGCTGGTCAAATAG